One Paraburkholderia caffeinilytica DNA segment encodes these proteins:
- a CDS encoding phosphocholine-specific phospholipase C, whose translation MTSNSRRRFLQTVASSAGAAAALTALPESIRNALAVPAFSRTGTIRDVEHIVVFMQENRSFDHYFGHLRGVRGYNDRFPIPLPGGKPVWYQPSKEDPTQPVLPFHLNTATTSAQCVGDLDHTWYKTHAAIDGGRYDQWPANKTDMTMGYHLRSDIPFHYALADAFTVCDAYFCSLPGPTHPNRSYLMTGMVDPTGTLGGPLLDNADFVDGDGPPNYQLLSWTTYPERLQAAGISWQVYQQGLTGADPLNGNYGTNVLQNFANFINAQPGSPLYERAQTVRTIDDLKADVLANKLPQVSWLCPPAAYSEHPSYTPAYGAEYTSQILDALTSNPEVWSKTVLFIMYDENDGFFDHLVPPQPATTPAQGQSTVSTDGEIHNVVNPARGGSYTADGLPYGLGPRVPMTVVSPWTKGGFVCSQVFDHTSVIRFIETRFGVYEPNITQWRRAVCGDLTTAFDFRTPDSKVPPLPDTSNYKSIADNQCATQPKPTVPATPGAIDPQESGIRFARALPYELHVNGHADVKKNTFEIVLANSGDQGAHFYVYSTNRTDGPWRYTVEAGKSLNETFDLTTTNGVYAFEVFGPNGFVRKFAGNTQQAAAQTAQATSGGHGNGKPAQPEIKVQYDVANGNVFLKFSNKGGGVARLTVTDNAYGARTRPVLVPAESHIEEAWVLSSSHHWYDLTVTSNDDPSFSRRVAGHVENGRPSISDPAAVAPVLVVN comes from the coding sequence ATGACATCAAATAGCCGTCGCCGTTTCCTGCAGACCGTGGCTTCATCCGCCGGCGCTGCCGCCGCGCTGACCGCGCTGCCCGAGTCCATTCGCAATGCGCTTGCCGTGCCGGCGTTTTCGCGCACCGGCACGATCCGCGATGTCGAGCACATCGTCGTGTTCATGCAGGAGAACCGCTCGTTCGACCACTACTTCGGCCATCTGCGCGGCGTGCGTGGCTACAACGACCGCTTCCCGATTCCGCTGCCGGGCGGCAAGCCGGTGTGGTATCAACCGTCGAAGGAAGATCCGACCCAACCGGTGCTGCCGTTCCATCTGAATACGGCGACGACCAGCGCACAATGCGTCGGCGATCTTGACCACACCTGGTACAAGACCCATGCCGCGATCGACGGCGGCCGCTACGATCAGTGGCCCGCGAACAAGACCGACATGACGATGGGCTATCACCTGCGCAGCGACATTCCGTTTCACTACGCGCTGGCCGATGCATTCACCGTCTGCGACGCCTACTTCTGCTCGCTGCCGGGACCGACGCACCCGAACCGCTCGTATCTGATGACCGGCATGGTCGATCCGACCGGCACGCTGGGCGGCCCGCTGCTCGACAACGCCGATTTCGTCGACGGCGACGGTCCGCCGAACTATCAGTTGCTTTCGTGGACCACGTACCCGGAACGCCTGCAAGCCGCGGGTATTTCGTGGCAGGTGTATCAGCAGGGTCTGACGGGCGCCGATCCGTTGAACGGCAACTACGGCACCAACGTCCTGCAGAACTTCGCGAACTTCATCAATGCACAGCCGGGTTCGCCGTTGTATGAACGTGCGCAAACCGTGCGCACCATCGACGACCTGAAGGCCGACGTGCTGGCCAACAAGCTGCCGCAAGTGTCGTGGTTGTGCCCGCCGGCTGCCTACTCCGAGCACCCGAGCTATACGCCCGCATACGGCGCGGAATACACGTCGCAGATTCTCGATGCGTTGACGTCGAATCCCGAAGTGTGGAGCAAGACCGTGCTGTTCATCATGTACGACGAGAACGACGGCTTCTTCGATCACCTCGTGCCGCCACAACCGGCGACGACGCCGGCGCAAGGCCAGTCGACGGTCAGCACCGACGGTGAAATTCACAACGTGGTGAATCCGGCGCGCGGCGGCAGCTACACCGCGGACGGCTTGCCCTACGGCCTCGGCCCGCGCGTGCCGATGACGGTCGTGTCGCCGTGGACCAAGGGTGGTTTCGTGTGCTCGCAGGTGTTCGATCACACGTCGGTGATTCGCTTCATCGAAACGCGATTCGGCGTGTACGAGCCGAACATTACGCAATGGCGCCGTGCGGTGTGCGGCGACCTGACGACGGCGTTCGATTTCCGCACGCCGGACTCGAAAGTGCCGCCGCTGCCGGACACGAGCAACTACAAGAGCATCGCCGACAACCAGTGCGCAACGCAGCCGAAGCCGACTGTGCCCGCAACGCCGGGGGCGATCGATCCGCAGGAAAGCGGCATTCGTTTCGCCCGTGCATTGCCGTATGAGTTGCATGTAAACGGTCACGCGGATGTGAAGAAGAACACGTTCGAGATCGTGCTTGCCAACAGCGGCGATCAAGGCGCGCATTTCTATGTGTACTCGACGAATCGTACGGATGGTCCGTGGCGCTATACCGTCGAGGCCGGCAAGTCGCTCAACGAGACCTTCGATCTGACGACGACGAACGGCGTGTATGCGTTCGAGGTGTTCGGGCCGAATGGCTTCGTGCGCAAGTTCGCGGGCAATACGCAGCAGGCAGCGGCGCAAACGGCGCAGGCAACCTCGGGCGGACACGGCAACGGCAAGCCCGCACAGCCGGAGATCAAGGTGCAATACGATGTTGCGAACGGCAATGTGTTTCTGAAGTTCAGCAACAAGGGCGGCGGTGTTGCGCGGTTGACGGTGACGGATAACGCGTATGGCGCGCGGACGCGTCCGGTGCTGGTGCCGGCCGAGTCGCATATCGAAGAGGCGTGGGTGCTGTCGTCGAGCCATCACTGGTATGACTTGACGGTGACGAGCAATGACGATCCGAGCTTCTCGCGTCGTGTGGCTGGACACGTTGAGAATGGGCGGCCGAGTATTAGCGATCCGGCGGCGGTGGCGCCGGTGTTGGTGGTGAATTAA
- a CDS encoding glycosyltransferase family 9 protein: MSKSSTSNNDASINAELIETSGTGSYLFRAWTPNPASLQDGLDLIVALVKTEREDKIDDVVEQLSSRYANDAEALRLISGVLNENFRYDDGLKIAKQGLSVDPDNHFLHYNAARALWMCGLAQECSSYAMQAARLWPENSGTSVQYFVSCVQLVLGNFDEGWKQHKIFYTYPSVSNQLIRPDFPEWNGEPLTGCRFLYALHQGFGDQIQFLRFVEWLRQQGATVDVLVDPPLAGIAASMTGVRTVYTYPTVPNGPYEYWSYMMRIPEYMNLQISMLPVAMPYLTTTQERRKHWRTYFEATAPRTACANERRVGFVWKGSPNTNNDRFRSMQLEMLRPLFALPHIAWFSVQKGDGEEGRKSIADEFDVHILGPLIEDFTDTLAILETLDLLITVDTSAAHLAGAAGQPVWVLQPAYSEWRWLVDRTDSPWYPSMRLFRQRRLGEWDAVVEDVRAALQDWCNSDVSHRTDCRHGARHGNA, encoded by the coding sequence ATGTCAAAATCTTCCACCTCAAATAACGATGCATCGATCAACGCAGAACTAATAGAAACCTCTGGTACCGGCAGTTATCTTTTTCGTGCGTGGACGCCAAACCCGGCGAGCTTGCAGGACGGTCTCGACCTAATCGTCGCATTGGTCAAAACGGAGCGCGAGGATAAGATTGACGACGTGGTAGAGCAATTGAGCAGCCGCTATGCAAACGATGCCGAAGCGCTGAGACTTATATCTGGCGTGTTGAACGAGAACTTCCGTTATGACGATGGATTGAAGATCGCCAAGCAGGGACTGTCGGTCGATCCTGATAACCATTTTCTGCACTACAACGCGGCAAGGGCATTATGGATGTGCGGGTTGGCCCAAGAATGTTCCTCATACGCAATGCAAGCGGCGCGTCTTTGGCCGGAAAATTCGGGCACGAGCGTGCAGTATTTTGTCTCATGTGTCCAGCTTGTTCTGGGTAATTTTGACGAAGGGTGGAAGCAACATAAGATCTTCTACACGTACCCGTCGGTTTCCAACCAATTGATTCGCCCTGACTTCCCCGAGTGGAATGGCGAACCCCTGACGGGATGCCGGTTTTTGTACGCACTCCACCAGGGATTTGGCGACCAGATACAGTTCCTTAGGTTCGTCGAGTGGTTACGCCAGCAAGGCGCAACAGTCGATGTACTTGTCGATCCACCACTCGCCGGAATTGCTGCCAGCATGACCGGCGTGCGAACGGTCTACACGTATCCCACCGTACCGAATGGACCATACGAGTACTGGTCTTATATGATGCGGATACCAGAGTACATGAATTTGCAAATATCAATGCTCCCAGTTGCCATGCCATATCTCACGACAACGCAGGAGCGACGTAAGCACTGGCGCACCTATTTCGAGGCGACCGCTCCGCGCACGGCATGTGCAAACGAACGGCGCGTTGGGTTCGTCTGGAAGGGTAGCCCGAATACGAACAATGATCGCTTCCGATCGATGCAATTGGAGATGCTGAGACCGTTGTTTGCATTGCCGCATATAGCCTGGTTTTCAGTCCAAAAAGGAGATGGTGAGGAAGGCAGAAAATCCATAGCCGACGAATTCGACGTGCACATCTTGGGACCGCTGATTGAGGACTTTACCGATACACTCGCAATACTTGAAACGCTTGATCTGCTTATCACAGTAGATACATCTGCTGCACATCTTGCAGGCGCTGCTGGCCAGCCCGTCTGGGTGCTTCAGCCAGCCTATTCGGAGTGGAGGTGGCTAGTCGATAGAACGGATAGTCCATGGTATCCATCCATGCGCCTGTTCCGTCAGCGCCGATTGGGTGAGTGGGACGCGGTTGTCGAAGACGTGCGGGCAGCCTTGCAGGATTGGTGCAATAGCGATGTGTCACACCGCACTGACTGCCGACATGGAGCGCGACATGGGAACGCTTGA
- a CDS encoding cupin domain-containing protein: MDREAFTESLTKDGFPEAVVVTREANITMDVHEHSFEAKALILEGELHIRVGDEERAYKAGDVFHLPANKLHSERYGPSGVTYLVGRK, encoded by the coding sequence ATGGACCGCGAAGCATTCACTGAAAGCCTGACGAAAGACGGATTCCCTGAGGCCGTCGTTGTGACGCGGGAGGCGAACATCACGATGGATGTGCATGAACATTCATTCGAAGCGAAAGCGTTGATTCTGGAAGGGGAGTTGCACATCCGCGTGGGCGACGAAGAGCGAGCGTATAAAGCCGGCGACGTCTTCCACTTGCCAGCTAACAAACTGCATTCAGAGCGTTACGGACCGAGTGGTGTGACGTATCTGGTGGGAAGGAAGTAG
- a CDS encoding amylo-alpha-1,6-glucosidase, which produces MTRIERPFDMTRLEDEWLEADGFGGFASGTVGTLRTRRYQALLLTATRAPGGRVVLVNGVEAWLEADGKRYPLSMQRYVPDVIYPDLTASLLAFDTDPWPTWRLQLDPLMTLVAEVFVSKATRETVLRWRLEGSEATYAAGAFNLKVRPLLSGRDYHALHHENPAFNFNAQTSSDQACVSWQPYGDLPVINAVTNGVYTHAPDWYRNFCYVRERERGLDFSEDLATPGVFSFNLADGEAVMILSASIASSASPESATEPASTPAAAPHATELAHLEQQRRGALGPRLQRSADAYVVARNVGRTILAGFPWFTDWGRDTFIAMRGLLIATGRLDEAEAILLEWSGTLSEGMLPNRFPDYGDTPEYNSVDASLWFVIAVHDYLATNHANGGTRTRLQQAVDTILTGYTTGTRFNIKASTDDGLLNAGVPGVQLTWMDAKVGDWVVTPRIGKPVEVQALWINALRIAATWNPQWQQPADRALQAFHERFTDPSTQALVDNVDVDFVKGAVDRSIRPNQIFAVGGLPFPLLDGTAARAVVDQVEAHLLTPLGLRTLAPSDPAYRGHYGGTPLERDGAYHQGTVWPWLLGPFVEAWLRVHGAEPDARAQAKARFLDPLYAHLDHAGLDHLSEIADGDAPHAPAGTPFQAWSLGELLRIENLLARWEPIAA; this is translated from the coding sequence ATGACACGCATCGAAAGACCTTTCGACATGACGCGTCTCGAAGACGAATGGCTCGAGGCTGACGGCTTCGGCGGCTTCGCTTCGGGAACCGTCGGCACGCTGCGCACGCGGCGTTATCAGGCGTTGTTGCTCACGGCCACGCGCGCGCCGGGCGGGCGCGTGGTGCTCGTCAACGGTGTCGAAGCATGGCTCGAAGCAGACGGCAAGCGTTATCCGTTGAGCATGCAGCGCTACGTGCCGGACGTGATCTATCCGGACCTGACGGCGAGTCTTCTCGCGTTCGACACCGACCCTTGGCCGACATGGCGTTTGCAACTCGATCCGCTTATGACGCTGGTAGCGGAAGTGTTCGTCAGCAAGGCAACGCGTGAAACGGTTTTGCGTTGGCGGCTGGAAGGTTCAGAAGCAACTTATGCCGCAGGCGCGTTCAATCTGAAAGTCAGGCCTTTGCTCTCCGGGCGCGACTACCATGCACTGCACCACGAAAACCCGGCGTTCAATTTCAACGCGCAGACGAGCAGCGATCAGGCGTGCGTAAGCTGGCAACCTTATGGCGACCTGCCGGTCATCAACGCCGTTACCAACGGGGTCTACACGCACGCGCCTGATTGGTACCGAAACTTCTGCTACGTTCGCGAGCGCGAGCGCGGCCTCGACTTCAGTGAGGACCTCGCCACGCCCGGCGTGTTCAGCTTCAATCTCGCCGATGGCGAAGCGGTGATGATCCTCAGCGCGTCGATCGCGTCCTCAGCGTCCCCCGAGTCGGCGACGGAACCGGCGAGCACCCCAGCAGCCGCCCCCCACGCAACGGAACTCGCGCACCTCGAACAACAGCGTCGCGGCGCACTCGGCCCACGCCTGCAACGCTCCGCCGATGCCTACGTCGTGGCGCGCAACGTAGGCCGCACGATCCTCGCCGGCTTTCCATGGTTCACCGATTGGGGCCGCGACACGTTCATCGCGATGCGCGGCCTGCTGATCGCAACAGGCCGGCTCGACGAAGCCGAAGCGATCCTGCTCGAATGGTCGGGCACCTTGTCCGAAGGCATGCTGCCGAATCGTTTCCCCGATTATGGCGATACGCCGGAATACAACTCCGTCGATGCATCGTTGTGGTTCGTCATCGCCGTGCACGACTATCTGGCGACAAACCACGCGAACGGCGGCACCCGGACGCGCCTGCAACAGGCAGTCGACACCATCCTTACGGGCTACACGACCGGCACGCGCTTCAACATCAAAGCCTCCACCGACGACGGCCTGCTAAACGCCGGCGTACCCGGCGTACAACTCACGTGGATGGATGCGAAGGTGGGCGATTGGGTGGTCACGCCACGCATCGGCAAACCCGTGGAAGTGCAGGCGCTCTGGATCAACGCATTGCGCATTGCAGCAACGTGGAATCCGCAATGGCAGCAACCTGCCGACCGAGCGCTGCAAGCGTTTCATGAACGTTTTACCGATCCGTCGACGCAAGCGCTCGTCGATAACGTCGACGTGGATTTCGTGAAAGGTGCCGTGGACCGCTCGATCCGCCCGAACCAGATCTTCGCCGTAGGCGGCCTGCCGTTTCCGTTGCTCGACGGCACGGCGGCGCGCGCGGTGGTCGATCAGGTCGAAGCGCACCTGCTCACGCCGCTCGGCCTCAGAACGCTCGCTCCGTCCGATCCCGCCTACCGCGGCCACTATGGCGGCACGCCGCTCGAGCGCGATGGCGCCTATCATCAAGGGACCGTCTGGCCATGGCTGCTGGGCCCATTCGTCGAAGCATGGCTGCGGGTTCACGGCGCCGAGCCGGACGCCCGTGCACAAGCCAAAGCGCGTTTTCTCGATCCGCTGTACGCGCATCTCGATCACGCCGGCCTCGACCATCTCTCCGAAATCGCCGACGGCGACGCGCCGCACGCGCCCGCCGGCACGCCGTTTCAGGCGTGGTCGCTGGGGGAGTTGCTGCGCATCGAAAACCTGCTTGCCCGGTGGGAGCCCATCGCCGCCTAA
- a CDS encoding S8 family serine peptidase translates to MQKKRRGSERDFRRETINGVGTLWSRAKTFRILAGVACVSLALAACGGHSGSDSTSSGIPSSTAPQSLEANAALAAKSATVPLAMSLKMNASSLSADASVDRFIVKYKSGTSERGSTAAVQSRLDRLTGALPSRARHLRRMGIGSDVVTTERKLTSTEAKAFMRAIASDPDVEYVEPDTPMSGASAPNDPLYSSQWGLGSDLDPGQSTKGIRAEGAWAMTSGAGGVIGLVDSGVTSHSDLDANILPGYDFTYETRGGDGRDTGVPSGYTCSITWHGTHVAGIMAAVTNNGIGIAGVAPAAKVVSARVLNGCANGSLSNVVDGIMWAAGGMVQGVPANPHPAKVINASLGGYGMCSATMQAAIDYATSRGAVVVVAAMNEANDAAKYQPANCHNVITVGNSARSGVRYYDSNYGPVVDIAAPGDWILSTYNSGTSTPGVESYSYQNGTSMSAPMVSGVVALAQSVAPTPLSAAEMRALIQQNAQPFPATFDWTRSLGAGILDATATIAAAKSGKIPAAADFTCSEAPNVMQVTCTDLSAARGAPIKSWAWNFGTGDPDVVRTQSVNPYVNFDYAGNYKITLKVTDSNGATSTLTRPFSVLPPTVQDFSVNVPTLVSAKNRDMLYFALDVPAGVKGMTVTLKPSNATESAWLYTRVGTPSVLHPECQAGMGNSNAATCTIANPVAGAYYLIIGAQSNLSSTLTATYTK, encoded by the coding sequence ATGCAAAAGAAGAGACGAGGAAGCGAACGGGATTTTCGCCGCGAAACTATCAACGGCGTCGGTACGCTGTGGTCAAGAGCTAAAACATTTCGAATACTTGCAGGCGTTGCCTGTGTCTCGCTTGCACTTGCTGCATGCGGCGGACATAGCGGGAGCGATTCGACGTCTTCCGGAATACCGTCGTCGACAGCGCCTCAGAGTCTGGAAGCAAATGCGGCTTTGGCAGCGAAATCGGCAACCGTACCTTTAGCCATGTCGTTGAAGATGAACGCGAGCAGTTTGTCGGCGGACGCATCTGTTGATCGCTTCATTGTCAAGTACAAGTCAGGCACATCCGAACGTGGGTCAACGGCAGCAGTGCAGTCTCGGCTCGATCGCCTGACTGGTGCACTCCCCTCCCGGGCACGCCATCTGCGGCGCATGGGTATCGGCTCGGATGTGGTGACAACAGAGCGCAAGCTAACGTCGACCGAAGCAAAAGCATTTATGCGTGCCATTGCTTCGGACCCTGACGTTGAATATGTGGAACCAGATACACCAATGTCCGGTGCATCGGCTCCTAATGATCCATTGTATAGCTCCCAGTGGGGCTTAGGGTCGGACCTTGACCCGGGGCAATCGACAAAAGGTATACGCGCGGAGGGCGCATGGGCCATGACGAGCGGCGCAGGGGGTGTGATCGGTCTGGTGGATAGCGGCGTCACTAGCCATAGCGACTTGGACGCGAATATTTTGCCTGGGTATGACTTCACCTATGAAACACGTGGCGGAGATGGTAGGGATACAGGGGTGCCGTCCGGTTACACCTGCTCGATTACGTGGCATGGCACACATGTCGCGGGCATCATGGCTGCGGTAACCAATAACGGCATCGGGATCGCCGGCGTCGCGCCCGCCGCGAAGGTCGTTTCGGCGCGGGTGTTGAACGGATGCGCCAACGGCAGCCTATCCAATGTCGTAGATGGAATTATGTGGGCGGCCGGCGGAATGGTCCAGGGGGTGCCCGCCAATCCTCATCCGGCGAAAGTCATCAATGCCAGCCTTGGTGGATACGGGATGTGTTCCGCAACGATGCAGGCTGCAATCGATTATGCCACCAGTCGAGGTGCTGTCGTCGTGGTCGCTGCGATGAACGAGGCCAACGATGCAGCGAAATATCAACCGGCGAACTGCCATAACGTTATTACGGTAGGCAACTCCGCTCGCAGTGGTGTTCGTTACTATGATTCGAATTATGGGCCGGTCGTCGATATAGCCGCACCGGGTGATTGGATCTTGTCTACCTATAACAGTGGAACTTCCACCCCTGGCGTGGAGAGCTATTCATATCAGAATGGCACGTCGATGTCGGCGCCTATGGTAAGCGGTGTTGTTGCACTTGCCCAGTCGGTGGCACCTACTCCATTGAGCGCGGCCGAAATGCGAGCCCTGATTCAGCAGAACGCCCAGCCTTTTCCAGCGACGTTTGACTGGACCCGGTCTTTGGGCGCGGGCATTCTTGATGCAACTGCGACAATCGCCGCTGCGAAGTCAGGGAAGATTCCAGCGGCAGCGGATTTTACTTGCTCGGAAGCGCCGAACGTGATGCAAGTCACGTGCACCGACCTGTCTGCTGCGAGGGGAGCACCCATCAAGTCGTGGGCGTGGAATTTTGGCACCGGTGATCCTGATGTGGTGCGAACACAATCCGTCAATCCTTACGTCAATTTCGACTATGCTGGCAACTATAAGATCACGTTGAAAGTGACCGATAGTAATGGCGCTACCAGCACACTGACTCGTCCATTCTCAGTACTCCCGCCTACCGTCCAGGATTTCTCGGTCAATGTACCCACCCTGGTTTCGGCGAAAAATCGCGACATGTTGTACTTCGCACTGGATGTGCCGGCCGGCGTAAAGGGCATGACTGTTACGTTGAAGCCGTCGAATGCCACGGAATCTGCCTGGTTGTATACCCGGGTTGGCACACCTTCTGTGCTTCACCCTGAGTGCCAGGCAGGTATGGGGAACAGCAACGCCGCGACCTGTACGATCGCGAATCCGGTTGCGGGGGCCTATTACCTCATCATAGGCGCGCAATCGAATCTGAGCAGCACGCTCACGGCGACCTATACGAAATAA